The Mercurialis annua linkage group LG8, ddMerAnnu1.2, whole genome shotgun sequence genome window below encodes:
- the LOC126660193 gene encoding sedoheptulose-1,7-bisphosphatase, chloroplastic: METSMACCARGALLPGISSQHSKALASSPSFSSKSLKSSSLFGESLRLVPRSSFKVLKAKNSSVLTKCEIGDSLEEFLTKATTDKGLARLMTCMGEALRTIAFKVRTASCGGTACVNSFGDEQLAVDMLADKLLFEALTYSHYCKFACSEEVPELQDMGGPTEGGFSVAFDPLDGSSIVDTNFSVGTIFGVWPGDKLTGVTGNDQVASGMGVYGPRTTYVLALKDYPGTHEFLLLDEGKWQHVKETTEVGEGKLFSPGNLRATFDNPEYEKLINYYVKEKYTLRYTGGMVPDVNQIIVKEKGIFTNVISPTSKAKLRLLFEVAPLGFLIEKAGGYSSDGLQSVLDREIINLDDRTQVAYGSKNEIIRFEETLYGKSRLKAGGVPVGATA, from the exons ATGGAGACAAGCATGGCCTGCTGTGCTCGTGGGGCTTTGTTGCCCGGTATTTCTTCTCAGCACTCGAAAGCTCTTGCTTCTTCACCTTCCTTTAGCTCCAAG AGTCTAAAATCAAGCTCGCTATTTGGGGAATCATTGCGGTTGGTGCCACGATCATCATTTAAGGTTTTAAAGGCAAAGAACTCCTCTGTCTTGACCAAATGCGAGATTGGTGACAGTCTG GAAGAGTTCCTGACAAAGGCAACCACAGACAAGGGACTTGCAAGATTGATGACGTGTATGGGAGAGGCATTAAGAACTATTGCGTTCAAGGTCAGGACAGCATCTTGTGGAGGCACAGCATGTGTCAATTCCTTCGGGGACGAGCAGCTTGCTGTTGATATGCTTGCCGACAAGCTTCTTTTTGAG GCCTTGACTTACTCTCACTACTGCAAATTTGCTTGCTCTGAAGAAGTTCCTGAACTGCAAGACATGGGAGGCCCAACTGAAG GAGGATTTAGTGTTGCTTTTGATCCACTTGATGGATCCAGTATTGTCGACACAAATTTCTCTGTGGGTACCATTTTTGGAGTGTGGCCAGGAGATAAACTAACTGGAGTAACAGGAAATGATCAAGTTGCATCAGGCATGGGAGTTTATGGTCCAAGAACAACTTATGTTCTTGCTCTTAAAGACTACCCTGGCACTCATGAGTTCCTTCTTCTCGATGAAG GAAAATGGCAACATGTTAAGGAGACAACAGAAGTTGGTGAAGGAAAATTGTTCTCCCCAGGAAATTTGAGAGCCACATTTGACAATCCTGAATATGAGAAG TTGATCAACTACTATGTGAAAGAGAAGTACACTTTGAGATACACAGGAGGAATGGTGCCTGATGTTAACCAG ATCATTGTGAAAGAAAAGGGTATATTCACCAATGTGATATCACCAACCTCAAAAGCAAAGCTGAGATTATTATTTGAGGTAGCTCCTTTGGGATTTCTGATTGAGAAAGCTGGAGGGTACAGTAGTGATGGGCTACAGTCTGTGCTAGACAGAGAGATTATTAATCTCGACGACAGAACTCAAGTCGCTTACGGATCGAAAAACGAGATTATTCGATTCGAAGAAACTCTATATGGGAAATCAAGACTCAAGGCTGGAGGTGTTCCAGTTGGAGCTACTGCTTAA
- the LOC126660194 gene encoding uncharacterized protein LOC126660194: MNLELSLSCCFLSTCQFLHCFIGFFHKKQHFIRCKSTLEGAQAKWHGSVGGIVDAPINKVWSVVSVTKRLSEWMPMVENCTDLAGDEGNPGYVRLVSGFMFPQINGERSWIKEKLISIDRNEHSYVYKMEASNVGLDGSINTLKLVDYGDDSTLVNWSFEIDSLDGVSEDKIMDYLGFLYKSCINRIKGALEITI; this comes from the exons ATGAACTTGGAATTATCATTATCTTGTTGTTTTCTTAGTACTTGCCAATTCTTGCATTGTTTTATAGGATTCTTTCACAAGAAACAACATTTTATAAGGTGTAAATCA ACACTTGAAGGAGCACAAGCTAAATGGCACGGATCGGTCGGAGGTATAGTCGATGCACCAATCAACAAAGTGTGGAGCGTAGTATCCGTAACCAAAAGATTATCAGAATGGATGCCAATGGTCGAAAACTGCACGGATCTAGCCGGAGACGAAGGAAATCCAGGGTACGTCCGATTGGTCTCGGGATTCATGTTCCCTCAAATAAATGGTGAAAGGTCATGGATTAAAGAAAAGTTGATATCTATAGATAGAAATGAACATAGCTATGTTTATAAGATGGAGGCAAGTAATGTAGGGTTAGATGGTTCTATAAATACTTTGAAACTTGTGGATTATGGTGATGATTCTACATTAGTAAATTGGTCATTTGAGATAGATTCTTTGGATGGTGTTTCTGAAGATAAGATCATGGATTATCTTGGATTTCTTTATAAATCTTGTATTAACAGGATTAAGGGTGCCTTGGAAATTACCATCTAA
- the LOC126659886 gene encoding laccase-4-like: MKHFSARTMLSLIFLFPAFVESAVRHYNFTVVTVNTTKLCSSKSIVTINGKFPGPTLYAREDDNVNIRVINNVQYNVTIHWHGVKQVRTGWADGPAYITQCPIQPGQSYLYNFTLTAQRGTLLWHAHVSWLRTTLHGAIVILPKKTLPYPFQKPHKEKIIILGEWWKADTEAVIDQAMQTGLPPNISDSHTINGHTGPVPGCTSPGHTLHVEHGKTYLIRLVNAAVNDELFFKIATHNLTIVEVDASYTKPFTTDTIFIGPGQTTNFLLTADQIAGKYLIAISPFMDTVVPVDNVTGIAFLRYKKTAAFSPAVLTATPAINATSATSIYMDKLRSLNSKTYPANFPLIIDHYLYFTIGVGIDSCDRCVNGMKLVGAINNVSFVMPSMNLLQAHYYNISGIFTDDFPENPPEKFNYTGNYTGGMATSNGTRVYRLGFNSTVQLVLQGTGIIAPESHPFHLHGFNFFGVGRGIGNYDAINDPKKFNLIDPVERNTYSVPTGGWTAIRFRADNPGVWFLHCHLEVHTSWGLKMAFVVDNGKGPNESLPPPPQDFPKC; the protein is encoded by the exons atgaagcaTTTTTCAGCTCGAACAATGTTAtcattgatttttctttttccgGCATTCGTTGAATCCGCTGTTCGTCATTATAATTTCACG GTGGTGACTGTGAACACAACAAAGCTATGCTCAAGTAAGTCTATTGTGACAATTAATGGGAAATTTCCAGGTCCAACATTATATGCAAGAGAAGATGATAATGTCAATATAAGGGTCATCAACAATGTTCAATATAATGTTACCATTCACTG GCATGGAGTGAAGCAGGTGCGTACAGGGTGGGCTGATGGGCCAGCATATATAACACAATGTCCAATTCAGCCAGGGCAAAGTTATTTGTACAATTTTACCCTTACAGCTCAAAGAGGAACACTTCTTTGGCATGCACACGTTTCATGGCTAAGAACGACATTGCATGGTGCCATTGTTATTTTGCCTAAGAAAACTCTTCCTTACCCTTTTCAAAAACCTCacaaagaaaaaattattatattag GTGAATGGTGGAAAGCAGATACTGAAGCAGTGATCGATCAAGCAATGCAAACTGGTTTGCCACCAAATATATCAGATTCTCACACCATCAATGGCCATACAGGACCAGTTCCTGGTTGTACTTCTCCAG GTCACACGTTACATGTGGAACATGGAAAAACCTATTTAATACGCCTTGTGAATGCAGCCGTAAATGATGAATTATTTTTCAAGATAGCTACCCATAATTTAACTATTGTTGAAGTTGATGCTTCTTATACAAAACCCTTCACCACCGATACAATCTTTATCGGACCCGGCCAGACCACAAATTTCCTCCTAACCGCCGATCAAATTGCCGGAAAATATCTAATAGCCATCTCTCCTTTCATGGACACCGTAGTTCCGGTCGATAATGTCACCGGAATCGCTTTCTTGCGGTACAAGAAAACCGCGGCATTTTCTCCCGCAGTGCTTACAGCGACTCCAGCGATAAATGCAACATCAGCAACGTCAATATATATGGATAAACTTCGTAGCCTGAATTCGAAGACTTATCCGGCCAATTTTCCGTTAATAATCGATCATTATTTATACTTTACGATTGGAGTTGGAATTGATTCTTGTGACAGGTGTGTTAATGGTATGAAATTAGTAGGAGCTATCAACAATGTTAGTTTCGTGATGCCATCAATGAATTTATTGCAAGctcattattataatattagtGGGATATTTACGGATGATTTTCCGGAAAATCCGCcggaaaaatttaattatacggGAAATTATACCGGTGGAATGGCAACAAGTAATGGAACTAGGGTTTATAGATTAGGGTTTAATTCAACGGTTCAACTTGTGTTGCAAGGAACTGGTATAATAGCACCTGAAAGCCATCCATTTCATCTTCatgggtttaatttttttggagttGGAAGAGGAATTGGGAATTATGATGCAATAAATGATCcaaagaaatttaatttaattgatccTGTGGAAAGAAATACTTATAGTGTACCTACTGGAGGATGGACTGCAATCAGATTTAGAGCAGACAATCCAG gGGTTTGGTTTCTGCATTGCCATTTGGAAGTACACACATCATGGGGATTAAAGATGGCATTTGTGGTGGACAATGGTAAAGGCCCAAATGAGTCACTTCCACCACCTCCACAAGACTTTCCCAAATGCTAG
- the LOC126659669 gene encoding transcription factor DIVARICATA-like has translation METLFPSLYYMSNSDWLNSSTSSEWTREENKKFERALAIYDDEQEPERWRKVAALIPGKSIYDVLKHYRELEDDVSDIEAGKIPIPGYNNNNNYYYSSDFIFDWSENRDFDECRKKSLGGKNGDQERKKGVPWTEDEHRRFLLGLLKHGKGDWRNISRNFVISKTPTQVASHAQKYFIRQQISGVKDKRRPSIHDITTFNLSHTKFSDHNKPGSLDRSDALLWQRNSSSMQKMMDCLNYSKNDSVMLFDCADTNFLEPSSNQIGSANMILQRYRVLG, from the exons ATGGAAACTCTATTCCCATCTTTGTATTACATGTCAAATTCTGATTGGTTGAATAGTAGTACAAGCTCAGAGTGGACAAGAGaggaaaataaaaagtttgagAGGGCTTTGGCAATTTATGATGATGAGCAGGAACCTGAAAGATGGAGAAAAGTTGCAGCTTTGATCCCTGGAAAATCTATTTATGATGTTTTGAAGCATTATAGAGAGCTTGAAGATGATGTTAGTGATATTGAAGCAGGAAAAATACCAATTCCTggttataataataataataattattattattcatctgattttatatttgattggAGTGAAAATAGAGATTTTGATGAGTGTAGAAAAAAGTCTTTAGGTGGTAAAAATGGTGATCAAGAAAGGAAAAAAGGAGTTCCATGGACTGAAGATGAACACAG GAGGTTTCTTTTGGGATTACTAAAGCATGGAAAAGGAGATTGGAGAAATATCTCAAGAAATTTTGTAATCTCCAAGACTCCAACACAAGTGGCAAGCCATGCACAAAAATATTTCATAAGACAGCAAATTTCTGGAGTTAAAGACAAGAGAAGACCAAGTATTCATGACATTACTACTTTCAATCTTTCTCATACTAAATTCTCCGATCACAACAAACCCGGCTCACTAGATCGCTCCGACGCCCTTTTGTGGCAGCGAAACTCGAGTTCTATGCAGAAAATGATGGATTGTTTGAACTACTCAAAGAATGACTCGGTTATGTTATTTGATTGTGCTGATACCAACTTTCTTGAGCCGTCTTCAAATCAAATAGGTTCGGCTAATATGATTTTGCAGAGATATCGGGTTCTCGGATGA